In Heptranchias perlo isolate sHepPer1 chromosome 21, sHepPer1.hap1, whole genome shotgun sequence, the following proteins share a genomic window:
- the tial1 gene encoding nucleolysin TIAR isoform X3 → MDARVVKDLATGKSKGYGFVSFYSKLDAENAIVHMGGQWLGGRQIRTNWATRKPPAPKSAPESSSKHLRFEEVVNQSSSTNCTVYCGGIASGLTEQLMRQTFSPFGQIMEIRVFPEKGYSFVRFATHDSAAHAIVSVNGTTIEGHIVKCYWGKETTDSANKYQQMEFAQPWGQWGQWYGNAQQYGQYVANGWQVPSYGMYGQAWNQQGFGVDQPQSAAAWVGGFGAQPAQGQGTAVIPNQAGFGMAGYQTQ, encoded by the exons AT GGATGCTCGTGTTGTAAAAGACTTGGCAACAGGGAAATCTAAAGGCTATGGATTTGTATCTTTCTACAGTAAACTG GATGCAGAAAATGCAATTGTGCACATGGGTGGACAGTGGCTTGGAGGCCGGCAAATTCGAACAAACTGGGCAACGCGCAAACCACCTGCTCCAAAGAGTGCACCAGAGA gtAGTTCTAAACATCTAAGATTTGAAGAAGTAGTCAATCAGTCTAGTTCCACAAATTGTACTGTCTACTGTGGAGGTATAGCATCAGGTCTAACAG AACAGCTTATGCGTCAGACTTTCTCACCTTTTGGGCAAATCATGGAAATCAGAGTTTTCCCAGAAAAGGGGTACTCCTTTGTCAG GTTTGCAACACATGATAGTGCCGCTCATGCTATAGTGTCGGTCAATGGAACCACTATTGAAGGCCATATTGTTAAGTGCTATTGGGGTAAAGAAACTACTGATTCTGCCAACAAGTATCAACAG ATGGAATTTGCTCAGCCCTGGGGTCAGTGGGGCCAGTGGTATGGCAATGCTCAACAGTATGGTCAGTATGTAGCCAATGGTTGGCAGGTGCCCTCTTATGGAATGTATGGCCAAGCGTGGAATCAGCAAGGATTTGGAGTAGA TCAACCTCAATCTGCAGCTGCCTGGGTAGGTGGATTTGGTGCTCAGCCAGCCCAAGGGCAGGGTACAGCGGTTATACCTAACCAAGCTGGCTTTGGGATGGCAGGTTACCAGACGCAATGA